Proteins encoded in a region of the Acidimicrobiia bacterium genome:
- a CDS encoding Zn-dependent hydrolase, whose amino-acid sequence MRDIQLLGTLTPLSPAEELQASEERAKFKGQTTRSARWEKLPRVGGEGMLEKFRWYKQSSYKWQGAGKTIYIDPWDIPEGDAEADAIFITHAHFDHFSRKDIEKVQRSSTVIVAPRDVARELSGRVIPIAPGDKGEAAGITYEAVPAYNVVEGRLDYHPKANNWVGYLLELDGYTYYHAGDTDHLPELEKLSCHVAFVPIGGTYCMDVSEASGLVKVIKPQIAVPMHYGFVEGVGKAEDGRRFKEEASPVEVELLEPYHPFTS is encoded by the coding sequence GTGCGCGACATCCAGTTGCTGGGTACACTGACGCCGCTTAGCCCGGCGGAAGAGTTGCAGGCGAGTGAGGAACGCGCAAAGTTCAAAGGCCAAACGACCCGATCGGCGAGATGGGAGAAATTACCGAGAGTAGGAGGTGAGGGAATGCTCGAAAAGTTCAGGTGGTACAAACAATCCTCCTACAAGTGGCAAGGCGCCGGAAAGACCATCTATATCGATCCATGGGATATACCGGAGGGCGATGCCGAAGCGGACGCGATATTCATCACGCATGCACACTTCGACCACTTTTCCAGAAAAGACATCGAGAAGGTGCAGCGGTCGAGTACGGTTATCGTCGCCCCACGGGACGTTGCCCGGGAGTTGTCGGGGAGGGTAATTCCGATAGCTCCCGGGGATAAAGGGGAGGCTGCAGGAATAACCTACGAGGCGGTCCCTGCTTACAACGTTGTGGAGGGACGTTTGGACTACCATCCGAAAGCCAACAACTGGGTGGGATATCTCCTCGAGCTCGACGGGTACACTTACTACCACGCTGGTGACACAGACCACTTACCGGAGCTCGAAAAGCTCTCGTGTCATGTGGCTTTTGTGCCGATCGGCGGAACTTACTGCATGGATGTGAGCGAAGCTTCGGGGCTTGTGAAAGTTATAAAACCCCAGATTGCGGTGCCGATGCATTATGGGTTTGTGGAGGGCGTAGGTAAGGCCGAGGACGGCCGTAGGTTCAAAGAAGAGGCGTCACCAGTCGAGGTAGAGCTACTCGAGCCATACCACCCTTTCACTAGCTGA